CAGTGAGAATCATCTCCTCCAACCCACCTTATTTCTCTGCTTTGCAAATGGCAACTTTATGCTATCTAACAATCACTAATGGTATAAAATCACAAAATGGAATAAAACTGACAAGTCTATGATGTTAATGTGGAGATTTATAACTGCATAAATGAAATCATCCCTGTCAGATAATGACCTAAAGCTCAGGTATCTAGATATGTTTTACTACTCATGAAAATGGCAGTGTAAGTTGGAACTTTTGTAGTATCTTCAGGCCATAAATCTTCTGATCATTGCACCACAATTCACATTAGACTTTGTGCAATTATGTTAAAACACAAGGATTTCAAATGTGTTGCTTTCTTGAGCTGGGAAGATAATTTATTTCTAAAGTTGCCAATGGATTAAAGCATCACAGCATTTACATTTGAACATTACCCAATAAAGATGTAAATTATCGCAATCTCATGAATATAGAAGAGACCTTGTACCGAAAAATAGGTCAGTATGCCTTTTTAAGTCAAATTCAAAATGTTAATTGGCATGCACTTCATTGAGCATGCTGTAATTTTGAGCTGGTGATTGTAGAATTGGCAGTATTTTTGGATTTTATAACTGCAAAATGGCTTGATGTATTGaggttttaaaatcatgaattatAAATCCATgctgtaaattgctttattatgaTTTCATAGGTTGGACTAACGGCTGGGATAACCATGCTTCTCATAGGATTAGTAGTAATTGCAACTGGCTATTTGGTGTCACCTAAAATTGAAGcatttggagaggaagaggaggatttTCTGGTGGTGGATGGGCATGCTGTCCAGTTCAACATGGCACTGGATATTTGTAAGCTGGCAGGTGCTATCCTCTTTTGCATTGGAGGCATGATAATGGCTGTCTGCCtcttgatgtctgcctttgccacAAGTTACTCCAAAGAGGAAAAATATCTTCAGCAGAAGTTTAAAGAACGCATAGCAGAAGCCAAGACTTCAACCAAACCCATCACTAAAGCACTTGCTCCAGGTGAACGTAAAATCCCCATCACCTTATCCAAAGTACACAACGTGCAGCCTACATCAGAGACCTAAAGTGTAAATATCAGACATTGCATAAATTGTAAATTAGCTATATCAGAATaggtctttttaaatgttttaccaTATTTTTATAGCAGTTTAGAGACAGCTCATGTATCCAATTACTAAATTTCAGATTCATGTCTTTATTCAGTAAGTTAATCATGTGAGATCTCTAATGTGAGATTCAGACTTGTTTCAATCTTATGACACAATTTCTTGGAAGCTGTAATTTGCAGATGATTTTGTTTCCAAAGTGCAATTGCTTTTATGTGTATTTCAAATGAATTAAAGTATTTGAATGAtaactgaaccaaagttttattttttaCCTTTTTTGTCTTCTATTTCTCACATGGTTTTTATTTCCTCAGAACACCTCAATATATTGCACTTGTTTCCAGAGTTAACTGGAAATGCAGTATTAAATCAGTGACATGTAAATACAgttcctttatttccctgtaggATAACATGGGTGAGTAGCACAAGCACTAACTTGTTGCTAAGCTGTTGGTCTCACTTTAACACAACAAGAGCAGCTGGGTAAGAACTGATACAACTGAGAAACTACTCATAAGTTGTGACTAACCTATATTGTTAAAATGGAATAAAGAGAGCTGCACTCCCCAATGACTGTACTATGCTTTGCTTGCACAAATACTTGGCGCTGATACTGTCTCTAAAGTGAAAATAATGCCCCACTTGCTGAAATCCCTCACTTTGATGCGtatgaatttgaaaagaaaaattattaCAAAGTGCGACACAACATAAACCTCATGCTTAAACAACAACATTAAAACATGTGAAGATTATTAATTCTTATATACTAAATAAGAATTACCAGTTTTTTGGTTTATATATTGTATCATATCAGGGAAGAAATATAAAGCTTATGTGGTATGTGTGTGTCTATTGCCATTGAACAGAATAGTTTAATTTCTACAGAGCTACCCAAAAATAGGGGAGTTACTTTTCATACATTTTGTTTCTTCTGTGaaattctttcttaaattccaAATCATGAGTGTTATTTAATGTGTGTACAGTGAACACAATTGCAAGGAAAAGCAGTAAAACAGCCCGATACTATATTTTATCTGCAGTGTTGAGCCTCTTATATTTTAAACCCATCATGGCCATTAGGCTTTTACCTAGAGCAGTGTGAAGCCACCTTGCTCTCTCTAAGCAATCCTGTATAGCATGTTGCTCTTTCATGGTCTTCCTCCAGCAAATAATTGACCTTCACCAGACAAATCAAAAATGGTACTGAGTCACTTTATTTTCAGTGcagaaatgaaatataaaaaatagaGCACATTATGGTTCACCTTGCCAAAGAAATATTGATTGCATTTATGTGTCAATATGAAAGTATGCATTTTATACTGATACTAACTTCTAGGAAACACCAGTATCAATAAAGGATGCTTTATTTACACAGTCTGAAAGGTAATAATGAACAcgccatttatatatatatacattaaCATCCACGATATGTGCAAAAGCTTAGGAACAGTTTTCCCTCACATTAAGCAAACTATCGTGAGTTCTGCAGTTTTAACAGTGACTGCAGTTAAAACATTAACTAGCTACAAAGAAAACACTACAAGATATGGCATCAATGATAGTGTGTTAATTACTCGGGCCAATGATCCATTACACCTACTGACAGAAACATGAGAAAACAGCAGGAATCTAAAGGATAATAAGTTAGGTTGTAATCTGTCAagcaacattttacatttttatcaattgggaacctcaccctctgtcatGATGGGTAATACACCATGGTGATTGGAGaactgaaataaatacaataGTGGTTTAAGATGCAAATTCCATCATTGGCTGGCAATGACTGCACATGCAATGCTTGATAAAGTGTAAGTGTGGAGTGTCTCAAATACATTCTAAAGTTCCTTTGGGTGTGTTTGGCTGTGTACACAACACTTAAGAATGTAATCCCTCTGTGATCTGGATCTGAACCCAGACTAATTGAGGACGTGATCCATTGCGGTCTTAATCCAGCTTCCAGTACATACACTACAAAATTCCCATAATGTGAAACTACGAGGGCAGTGCCATTTAAAAATCACGATTATACCTGGGTAAGGGAATAGTTCCAATCTTGGGATTAATTAGGTATTTTATTGGGTTGACATTGTCACACAAAGTGAAATGAGGAATAAATTCACAATGTTATTTTATATTGAGATATTTTGAAAACAGAACTTGTCCTCAAGATTTTAATTttagggggagtggggtggaagaGGGTAGTGGATGCAGACCTTCCCAGCATTTAGATGGTTATTCTACTGGTGTTTGAGAACTGTGGTCTTAAAATTAATTGAAAGCAATGCTTACCAGAATGTAAAATTGGCAGCCAATTCCAAATTACCCAAGGCAGACTTCACCCTTTTGgacttctgcaatattttgctttcacttCAGATCTGCTCATACAGTTTTCCTGAACTATCTTTTCTCTTTATTATCCCAATTTACCTGACTATTTCCTTGGGTCACTCACTTTCATAGATTTTTTGCAGGTTCCATCATTGACTTTTTCCTTTGGCTCAGTGATTTTGCTTAGATATCTTAAAATCTGCTGCCTTTCTcttcatcagttttttttttaaatagtgcatCCTAGTTCACAAAACATGCAGTGTAAAATAaattctccccatctcccacaTACTTAACTAGGTATTAATGGACACAAGTTCATTGACTTTGAATGAAAACCCACAATTGGCACAGAGCCTCAGAAAGTGATGACTCTGACACTTACTATGCCTAATTGTCGTTCCCCGGCGCTGCCTCCTAAAACTAACTTCACTGCACAGTGAACTAAAGAGCAGCTGAGTGATTCTGCCCTGTTATAACTTTCTATATATTTCAGCCTCCCTGTCCCTCCACTTCTATCAATTCTAATTACGCCAAATTGCTTAAGTGGCTAGAATGGTTCTGGGATCTAAGCAAATTGTCATACGGAAGGAAGAAAGAAGGCTGCAAGGATCTAAGAATCATTTTATATCGTGGTTTGCTGTGAGACTACTAATTACTTCAACATATTTAgcaatggcatcaaaagtaccTGTCACCGTCTGCCTATCTTTAAGTGCCATAGAATACAGCATGGAATGTAAGGTACAGCAGTCATATGGGTAAtccagttaattttaaaaatgcatgtaTTCAGTGCTGGTAACTATAAAGCTTCTGGAATGTCATAATAAAACACCTGCAGCTTCACTTAGGTCCTTTGGAGATGGAAATCTGCCACTCTTGCCTGGTCTGGCTTGTATTTTACTGCTGTGTCTCACCACAATGCCCCCTGAACTAACCAAGCAAGCCACTCAGCTGTATCAATATGCTGTAGCAGTCACAAGCGGTAGCTCAGAAAGGTGACTCCTCACCTTCTCATGAGAAATTGAATACAAGCACTAAGAGACGTAAATGCCTGCAATGGCCACAACCCATAAGTGAATGTAAAAACATGACTTAATCATATTCACCTTATCCAGTTGGAAGTTTATCTGAGCAAATAATTTATTCCATTAATCATTTACTTTTATGCCCTAGATATTAAGACCGATTTTTAGAAACCCATGCTGGGCATTGGAATATTTTAACATTGTGATTTCCTTTCTATCAGCCTTGCAGGTGGAACCCCACAGAATGCAAGTTCACCCATGCTGAGGATTATATGTAGCAACATCATCAGCACTTGCATTGAAATGCCAACTCTACAATCAGTATGAAATTGTTAAAAATCATTAGCTAATTATTCCATTGGCATTGTCAGCTCACGATCTCACAAGCACACTCATAAGTGGTGAAGCTTCATTTTTTAAACAGGGCAATCAAAATGGTTGATCTATAACTTTTGCCACAGTGTTTGGTACTTTTCATCTCATCTGCATGTGTGTGGCATGTGGCCATGGCATATCACCTGTAGCTGATTGAACTAAACAACCTAACTAACATCACACTGGGCAGCAGGCTTTAAATGTGGATTCTATAAGTCATAATAAATTAGAAAATGTACGACAAAACAAAAATTCATACTTGTTGACTTATTTTGTATATATAAGTCAAATAGAAATCACTTACCAATCCTGGTGATATCTGTACATATATTGTTGCTCTAGCTGTTCAGGAAGCTAAGTACAAACCTCCCAGAGATTTAGCTTGGTTGGAATGTATGAGCTGGAATATTCGTTCACTTTAATTTGCTCCTCCTGCTTAGTAATAGACTTTATGTTAAATCTTGCACGAGCCTCTAAAATATACTTGAAAATAGGCTATTCTTCCTGCTAACTTTTGTTAttactatttcatttttaataggaACTGCCAATATAAACCAATCGTGTGGTAACTAGTCCTCCAACCAGGAGAGGCACAGCAGTGCCCCCATTGGCAAGGAGGGTACAACTACAGTATGAGCAATCGGAATAGGTAGTTTTCAAAGGAAACATGGACATTAGAGTTTATAATGGAACCATAAACATAAGGCCAAATATAGTTCTCTACAATTAATACAAAATTATATTTGTGTCCCCTGGTCATAAAATTCCCTGCCCTTTAAAATGTTTTGTACATAATTATAAACTTGCCAAACACAGAACAGCAGCAACACATTGAAACAATTTTGTCCATATCAATTCACAGTTCCAGCCAGGGGAGACATCATAATAATGACATAAAAGGTAGAAACAAAATGAAACGTAAGGTATTGTGTTATGTTTGCCAACTTGTAATGGGCTGTAGGTTCACAGAGCCAAGACAGCATGTCCTGTGGCTGACTGAATGATTTCTTTTCCATCTGTTTCCAGGGGATTGGGCATGCTTTCTGCAGGACTTGCTAATATTTCTTCTAGAATATTATCATCCTGtgtaaagcaaaaacaaaatggagaatgTAAATATCAGTACTAATAGCCATACTTTTATTTGCAGTGGCAGTTCCATATGAAATGCAATAAGGATGGGACAATAATGTTTAGTTTTGAAAAAGAGCATCATAAGGCAAGCATAATGCTAAAATACATATTACCACACAAATAATAGCCTCCTTCAAAGTTGTATAAAAGGTCTGTGTATAACTGGAGATACTCCAAGCAGTTTAAATAGGGTGTGTTTCAACACACACTCACATTTACTCAGAACTTTCAAAACTGTAGTTGGATCAGTTTAGTAACAACAAAAATCGTGTACCGCTGTGGAAATGTCGGGTATGTGTTTAGGCAGAAGACAAAAGGAAATTCCTAAGTTTACACAAATAATTGAATAAACAACACTGTGGGGACTGGTGGTGCCACAGTGGCAATATTAACAAGTTAATAAACCAGCAGCCTGGACTATCAATACGGATGTAAAaggtcaaatcccaccatggaatttaaattcaggttagTAATCTAGAAtttaaagagaaagagaattaaagagaaaggtattggtaatgatgaccacaaaactgcAAAGTTTTCATAAAAGCCCATTCGGATTACAGCAGAGGAAATATGGCATACTGATCCcacctggcctatatgtgactctagaTTTACAAAAATGCTGTCTTTGcattctgaaatggcccagcaaaccaCTCGGTTGCATTAAAATGCCACTTAAAGAAAGCAATAAGATGGGATGGACCACCCACATTGAACTAGGCACCAAACTTAGACACTGCTAAGTTACTTAATAACCTTGGAAAGTCCTCACAAACTTATGAGGTCTGTTGTCTGAAGTCAGAGAGCCGTTCCACAGAGTGGTATCATAGCCATATTGTTGTACTCTCATAATCGTACCTTGGAGACAAGTGCCAGACTCCCCCAACACAACCCCAAAGTATCTTCTGTCCCATCACAGGACAGATGCACTAGAATGGTAGCACCGTGGTATACAGGCTGGAAGGAGTAGCCCTGggaatcctcaacattgacttcggaccccatgaagtctcatggcattaaGCCAAATGTGGACAAGGAGATCTCCTCCTGATTGTCACCTTTAGTCCTCCTTcatctgatgaatcagtgctcctccatgttgcaCCACACttagaagaagcactgaaagtagcaaggacacAGAAGGTACTTGGCAGGGACTTCAAAGTCCATTGCCCAGAATGGCTTGGTAGCATTgtgctggctgagtcctgaaggacacagctgccaGCCTGGGTCTGTGGTAAGTAATGAACAATCACGAGGGGTAAACCAACTTGACCTTATCTTCATCAATTTACCTGTAACATCTGCCTATAAAAGCACCGCTGGAAATGACCTCCACACAGTCCACATGAAAACAGTCCCATCTGCACACTGAGAACACTGCTAGGTTGTCCTGCACCATGATCTTGATAATGGGGTAGACTTGGAACAGATCTGACAGCTCAAAGCTGGACATCTACAAGGTGCAGCAGCAACACTATCTGTATCCTTATGGCCAGCGAAGTCCCTCATGTTGTTACAAACAGACTAGAGGATCAACCCTctttcaatgaggagtgcagaagggcatgccaggagcagcatcAGGCTTAGCTAAGCATGAGATGCCAATCTGGGATTGTTGCCATATGGGACAATATGTATGAAAAACATCATACAAAGCTAAATGATTCCACAACCAACAGCTCAGACTAAAGCTTTGCAGTCCTGTCACATGTAGGCATGAATGATGGGGGATAATTAAAGAGTTAAAGTGAAGGGAGACTCCCAAGAACATCACCATGCTCAATAGACCAGTATGAGAGTGCAAAAGATAAGGTCGCATCACTCAATAGATGTTCAACCAGAACTACGGAGTGGGTGATCCACTTTGACTTCCTTTTGAGATCCCTGCAAACAGGAACCATTCTTCAACCAATTCCATTCACTTAATGTAGTATCAACAAATGGTGAAATCACTTTATGAAGCAAAAGCTATGGGTAATGAAAATATCCATCCCGTAGTACTGCAGACATGTGCTCCAAAACTAACTGTGACTAAGCCAAACTGTTCTCGTACATTTATAGTACTGGCATCCATGCAACAACATGAAAAATTTTCCCAGGTGTGTCCTATCAcataaagcaggacaaatccaatatgGCTAATTGCCCCCCCAAACAACCCACagtcaatcatcaacaaagtgatatAGGGTGTTCGCGACAGTGCTGTGAAGTGGTGCTTACTCATTTATAACTTGCTTACTATTGTCCAGTCTAGATTTCATCATGACCACTTGACTCCAGTGTGGCATCAAAGACACCTGCTAAAACTGAGGTCAATGAGTGTCAAGAGTAAAACAATCCGATATTTAGAATCTTATCTCACACAGGGAACATGGTTGTGGTGTTGGACATCActcattccagccccaggacatcattgcTCAATTTCCTTAGGGCAGTTTCCAAGGCACAACTATCCTGAGCTGCtttattaatgaccttccttccatcatagatGGGAAAATTCACTGATAACTGATGTCATTCTCACttcttcagtaaatgaagcagtccatggctGCATGCCTTAGATTCCTGACACCCCTTTGAGCCTCTGCTAAAATTAGGATCTAATTTTGAATGAATGCATTAATATCTGTGTGTTCATTTTCCACAACATTATTTGGTCTCCACCAAATATTCTGTCTCAACAAAATCAAAAAGAAGtgaaaataaagcaaatattgaaatgaaaaagAGCCACAATTTCTCTAATCATAAGATATAACATACCATTGTCCATTGCACCATCAAACCTATTTCACCAACAATTATATACAATTCAACCTGAAATCCACAGAGTTTGCAGAGAGAGGCAACCAACTACTCACAGGTAAACCTCTGAGAAGGTAAATCTATTAAATTTAATCACACTTGACTACAGGATATGAATCCAATATTTCAAACCACATCATTCAATTGTGAGCAGCTATCTTCCATGGATGACTCATCAATGAGGCTTAACAGTACATTATGCCCCACAGAAAGTGCGTTTACTTGTTCTTTGTCATCCTCAATTTTGTTCTCATGTAAATGTTTAACCATCTTATTAAAAAGAGGTGATCAATGTGGATTAACAGCATTGGattaaaaaatatacaatttTAGATTTTCATTACTCTTGAGAGGTTTATTTCTTCTAACCTTTAGTTTTACTTGAGGTTTTGTTTTAACTAACGCCTCCAATCATAAATCATTGCATATTTATATAGAACTCaacctttctcttcctttttatctGGCCAGTGCTTTAAAAGAGTTTACCTGCCTTTTTCAGAGCCAGTATAATGTTGATGAATAATCACTCTCTTTTACCTAATATTGTCACTATTTACCTAACTCTCAAATTCTATTTACTTCCCCAACTCACTGATTCTCTCTTGCTCTAGCTTCCTTTTTCTCCCTTTGCATGGATCACACACACCTTCTCATTGTACATCTCCATATCTTTTTCTCTAACAGATCTattctttcttttcctccctttccatAAAGGCAGTTCCCTTCCCAATAAATCCACATGCCCTCACTGTGACTGCTTACAGCAACAACTGTTGAGCTCTGCCCCGAAgagctgtttttttctctctagttGCTAAGCATTCTCCTTACCCATACATGGGAGTATGCAACTAATTGAACCACTAGATCAACGTAATCCTTTATAAGGGAGGGAAATTGCATTATAACAATTGCTGTTCAATTATATTGTTGAGGTTGGCAGCTATTTCACCCCTTCCTTTATTACCTATTGGGATTTTCCGCCAGATATAAAGGGTTACACTCTATGCCTTTCTCCTCCCCAGACTGTTCTTCTTTACTCTTTGTTATTTCATAAAAAAGTGATGCCAAAGAACCAGTGACACCATATTTTACTCCCATCCCAGCTCCCTTTCAGCTAATTACTGTATCATACATCTGATGTAACTTACAACTGTGATAGCACCATGGAGAGAAACAATGGCTAATGGGAGGGATAACTCTTGGCAACTCGTACACTAGCTATGATTTTAATCTCATCCACCAGCCAGGAATAGGATAGGAGTTACTGAGATGTCCTCAAACTGTTTTACAAGTTGCGAACTA
This genomic interval from Pristis pectinata isolate sPriPec2 chromosome 5, sPriPec2.1.pri, whole genome shotgun sequence contains the following:
- the nrsn1 gene encoding neurensin-1, encoding MSLCAEICQLQNSNYSADALHQRYGVRSYLHQFYEDCTASIWEHEDNFQIKRSPSRWSSIFWKVGLTAGITMLLIGLVVIATGYLVSPKIEAFGEEEEDFLVVDGHAVQFNMALDICKLAGAILFCIGGMIMAVCLLMSAFATSYSKEEKYLQQKFKERIAEAKTSTKPITKALAPGERKIPITLSKVHNVQPTSET